Below is a genomic region from Roseimicrobium gellanilyticum.
CAGCCAGTCCAGCAGCGCTTCATTCGTCGGTGGATTGGAAACGCGGAAATCATCCACCGGATCCACGATGCCGCGCCCGAGGAAGTCCGACCAGATACGATTCACAATGGCGCGAGCGAAGAACGGATTGTCACTGCCGGACATCCAATCGGTGAGGCCTTTGCGCGGATCCTGCCCTTCCACATAAGGCATCTCGGGACCATCGGGCACCTTGGGCGTCATCACCGCATCCGTTACGGGGTGGGTGACTTTCCCACCACTGCCGTACCACACGTACTCTGGTTCACCGGAGATGGGAGCGGAGATACCCTGGCCCTTGCGCTTCATCTGGCCAAAAAAGGCGGCGAGCTGGAAGTAGTCCTCCTGGGTCCACTTCTCGCTCGGATGATGGTGGCACTTCGCACAGTCCAGACGCACACCGAGGAAGATTTGCCCCACGAAGGAAGTCGCATCGACGGGGTCGCGCTTGTCACGGTACACCGCTACTGGTCCGTACTCATGGCTGCTGCCCTCTGCAGTGAGCAGCTCCTTCACCATGGTGTTGTAAGGCTTGTTCGCGCGGAAGCTCTCGCGAAGCCACTGGTCGAGCAGGTAGACCGGCTTCACGCCCACGCGCGAAGGATTGGGCCGGATGAGGTCGCCCCATTTCACCGCCCAGTGGTCGGCGTAGTTGGGATGCTCCAGCAGTTCATCCACGATGCGCGTGCGTTTGTCGACACGCGTATCGGCCAGGAATTTCCGTGCCATCTCCGGCGTGGGCAGCATGCCGATGAGGTCGAGCGAGACTCGACGCAGGAACTCCGCATCCGAGCAAGTCTCAGAAGGCAGCAGGCCCAGCTTGCGATGCCGCTCGTACACCAGCCGATCGATCTCGTTGTTCACCGGCAGCTTTGTATAAAGCTCCTCGGGCAGGACCTTGTCTGAGGGAACGGTGATGCGCGCGACATCCACCAAGCCCATGTAGCGCACGACGATCACACCTTCGCCGCTCACCTTGCCCACCGTGACCACGCCCTGCTCATCCACGGAGGCCATCTCCTTGTCTTGGGAGAGGTAGTCTGCGAGGCGAGTGACATCGCGGGTCTTTCCATCCGAGTATGTGGCGGTGACTTTGAGCGTCTGGCTCGCAGCTTTCGCATACGTCTTCTCGCGCGGTTCCACGGCTACCGAGGTGAGCTTCGTCTCGATCTCAGAAGAGAAAGGCACACCCTGCTGCATCCAGTCGATAAGGATACGATAGGCTTCGCTATCCTTCTTGATGCGTTCGCCGCCCTCATGAGTGACTGCGCCTGTGGCCTTCTTCATCAGGAGGCTTTCCTCAGGAGCGGCCAGAAGGAGACGCCGACCGCGATCGTCGCTCACGATCTCATTGTAGTCGTGCTTCGGATCGTAGCCGAAGACGGAGAGCTTGAAGTTGTTTTGCCCCTCTGGCTTTGCATGGCAAGTGCCCGCCGCGCAGCCCGCTTTCATGAGATGTGGCATCACGTCATTCGTGAAGCTCACCGGGTCCGCCGCACGCACCATCACACCTGGCGACAGGGTCGCCAGAAGCATGGGGAGCAGCAGGTTGCGGGGCATTTGGAAATTACGGGAAAGGGCTTGGTTTCTTGCGATGGCTACTTGGGCTCAAGTTCACCTTTCGGCTGGCCTGTGGCAGCATCCCAAATGTAGACCTTCCCATTGAAGGCGCCTGCGAAAACACTCTTCGCATCGCCCGTAATGGCCACACTGGTGAGGTTCTCATTCACCGTGGTGAGCTTCTTCTCCTTGCCGGTATCGCTGCGCTGTTCCCCGGTGTGTTTGGTGAGTTCCGTGTACACGCTGCCATGGCCCTTCTCGGTGACCACGGCCAGCGCCTTGCCGTCAGGGGTCCAGGCCAGCGCGGTATAGACGGTCTTCTTGTCGCCCAGGGATACGTCCTGCTCCTTGCTTTTCACATCCCAGACTTTCACTTCCCGATCCGCGCCTGCGGTGGCAATCTGGGTGGCGTCTTTGTTGAAAGCGACGGCGAGCACATGGTTGGTGTGACCTTCATAGATGGCCACGAGTTTCAGCGTTGCGAGGTCCCATAGCTTCGCGAGCTTGTCCGCGCTGCCGCTCAGCAAGCGGTCACCTGAAGGAGAGAGGCGCAGGGCATAGATGGTGTCTTCATGTGCCTTCCATGTGCCAGAGAGAGTGCCGTCCTTGAGATTGAACTTCCGCAGGAAGCCCGCGCCGCCCGCTTCGCCATCGCCGGCGAAGAGAGTCTCACCCGTCTTGTCCAGCGCAAGGGCAGTGATGCTGCCAAGCAGCGGACCGTTCAACGTGCGCACCTGCTGGTGAGTGATGGTGTCCCATACCATGATGCGCTGGTAACCGCCTGTGATCAGCTGTTTGCCATCCGGCGTCCAGGCAAGGGACTGCACCGGTTCAGTGTGACCGCCTTCGAGCTTTCCCGCGACGGGACGTTCCGGTTTGGTCATGTCGATCAAAATCACGCTGCTACCGCGGCTGTACGCCAGCAGCTTCTCATCGGGTGAGAGGGCCACGGCCAGCACGGGCTGGTAACTCTGAGGTGGAGGAGCAAGTTTCACCGGCCTGGCTACGGGCGCCTCATCGAAGACTGAGGCATCCCAAACTGCGCCGCCATCGATCCAGGATTTCAATGCAGCCACATCCGTGTCAGCGAGCTGCTTCTTCGGCGGCATGTGGGGATCGCCTTCCTTCAGCACGACTTGATAGAGCAGGCTGTCTGCGCCTTTGCCAGGCATGATGGGGCTTCCATTGTCACCGCCCACCATCATCTTTTCATGGGTCGTGAGCAGCAAGCCTCCCTTCGCCTTGCCCGGCTTGTGGCAGCTCACGCACTGGTCCCGCAGCACACGCATGGCCGCTTTCGTGTCTGCCCCTGCTTCCGAGTTGAATGCCATCATCCCCATCGCAGCCAGCAGGCTGATGCGGTGAATGGTAAGGCGGGGCAGGAAGGACATGACAGGGGAAAAGCCGGAGGGAGGGACCTTCGACAACACTACGTCGGAATTGTTATTTCAGGTCCAGCCGTGCTCCATACATATTGGTCCCGCCAGTGCCTTCGAACGCCTTCGGCCCGAAGGTGGCGGGCAATGTGCACGAGCCGCCAAACACAAGGCCCCGCTCCGGGTGCCAGACCATAGTGTAGGCATTGTCACCCTTGGCCCCACCCGCCTGAACGATCCATTGCAGGGTCCCCTTGGCGTCCAATGCAGCCACGTAGATATCGGTGGCCCCTTTGGACGCCAGCGTCTGCCCGGCGAAGGTGGCCGTGGCGCTGAATTCACCTGTGACAAAGACCGTTCCCTTGTGGTCCGTGGCTGCACCGAGACAGTAGTCGACGGCAGGCCCCTGAATCACGCGGCTCCACTGCAAGTCACCACTGGCGCTGTAGTGTGCGAGCAGGCCATCGCTGTCCTTGTCGCCTGTGGTGTGATAGACTGTATCACCCACCGTGGCCTCTTTCTTGAACATGCCCGCAATCCACGCGCGACCGGAGCTGTCTACCGTGAGCTCATGGGCCCCGGCTCCTGCGCAGGTGCGCACCCACTGCGCCTTGCCTTCCGCATCGAGCTTGATGAGCAGGGTGGATTGTCCCTTCGCCGTGCTCAGGGGCAATCCTCCAAAAGTACCTGCGCCGCTCGTGGAGCCGGCGAGGTAGATATTGTCAGCGCCGTCCAGCGCCACGCCGTGTCCGCTGCTGGAATCCTTGCCTTCCGAGGCCTTCACCCATTTGAGCGTGCCGTTTGCATCATACTTCGCGCAGAAGATGGGACGTCCCGTGCCCGGCACCACCGTCTCACCGAACTTGCTCTCGCCAGACACAGCACCGGTGACGATAACATCCCCGTGGCTGTCCAGGGCGATGCCATGCCCGTAGTCGTACCCCTTGCCACCGGCAGTGCGTACCCACAGCAGCTCACCGTTGGGGGAGTACTTCGCCACAAAGATGTCGTAATCGCCTGCGTTGGGCAGTGCCTTGCCATCCACCAGGACATCGGTGCTCTGGTAGTGGCCGGTCACGTAGACATGCCCGGTCTTGTCCGCGACTACGCCATAGCCGCGATCCACCTGGCTGCCGCCCAGATTGCGTGCCCACAGGAAGCGGCCCTCTTTGTCGAGCTTGGCCAGCACAAAGTCCATGCCGCCTTTGCTCTTCATCTGAATTTCGCCAAACGAACTATCGCCCGTCACTTCGCCGGCAAGGAAGACATTCCCCTCACGGTCGAAGCAGATGGCTCGCGTCTTTCCGTTCTTCACTCCGACGCCGTGACTCATCCACGCAAATTCCGGTGCTTCAGCACAGAGAGCGGAGAGTGGGGCTGTGGAAATGACGAGCGCGGCGACGAGAAACTTCATGGGGAGAGAAGTCATACGCCGCCAGGGACTTACCCACTGACACGATTGTCCGCGATCATGGTACAATCCTCTCCAGCAGCGCCTGAATGTCTGGGAAGAGCGGTCTTTCGGCGGGTGTTCCCAGGCAATGGGCCTGCAGGATCCGCATCTGGTCCACGGCACTCGATTCGACAGCGTCGACCGTGCATCGATCCAACAGCTCTTCCAGCAGCACTCCGAAGGCGCGCACCTCCAGGCGCTCCAGCGCGAGCTTCAGACCGGGGTCGCCCTGGGGCACGAATGTCGCACCGCCGAAGTCCGTGATGCGGCACCGGCCATCCTCGTGATGGAGGATGTTGTGCGCATACAGGTCTCCGAGCATCTGGCCGCGCGCATGCAAGTGGGCTCCCACGGAAGCGGCACTCAGGGCGATGCTTTGCGCCGTTTCCAGGGTGAAGGTTTGGCTGGGGGCGTAGATGTCACGAGTGCAGCTCTCAAAACTCGGCGGTCCCGCCAGATTCATGAAGCCTTCATCCAGCAGGGACATCACCAGTCCGTGCGCTCCCTCGGGGTGCTGCGTGATGCGACCCAGCACATCCACAAAATTCTGGTGGCTGCCCGCCGCCAGCGCTGCGGCCATTTCATTCTCAGGCAGCCCGTCGCTGGTCATCGCACCTTTGAAGACTTTTACCGCCACGGGTTGTGCTTCACATCCATTCTTGGAGTGCCATTGAGCTCTTGAGATGCGGCCGGAGGCACCCTCGCCCAGCAGCTTATCCAGTTGCAGCGTACTCCATGGGATGTCCCTCATGGGGATATCATCTGAGGAAGGCGCGGGGGCCATGGGATTCCCTGCAAATGCCAGCCATGCCAGACGCGGCAGTGAGGTGAGCCACGAGGGCAGGTGCCCGAATTCATTGGCTGCGATGCGCAGCAGTTCCAGGTGTGTGAACTGGGCAAAGCACTCCGGCAGGTTGCGGAGCCGATTGCCGGAAAGCATCAGCTTTTGCATCTGCGTGCAGTGTCCAAGCGACTCTGGCAGCGTCTTGATGCGATTGTCCGTGAGAATCAACCAGCGCAAGTGCTCAGGAAAGGGGATGTCTGGCACAAGCTCAATCTGGTTCGACTTGAACCCCACCATGCGCAGGCTGGGGCACTCGCCGACAACCTCAGGGAAGGTGGTGAACTCATTTGAAGAGCAGAACAGGATGCGCAGTTTGTGCAGCCGCGGCAAGTCCTCCGGTAGCGAAGACAAGGCGTTGCCCGTGAGATTCAGGATTTCCAGTGTCTCTGAGTGTTCGAACACCTCCCGGGGCAATTCTGTGAGGCCGCAGCTCAGATCCAGCCGTGTTGCGTTGACGAGATTGCCGGAGCGAAGGATTTGAAGATTCTCCTGGGACATGCGCAGAAAGCTATGCCCTTCCGTGGAATGGCTTTCACTTCCCGTCAATCGATGGCTTTCAGCGAAGCCAACTTGGGATGCTTTGCAGAAGGCCGCCCGCTATTTCTGTGTCGCCGATTTCACATACAGCGCACTGAAGCGGATGTCCTTCTTCTTCGCCCCCTCGAAGATCACGCGGAGACGAATGCGCTCGGGCAAGTCTGTGATGCCAGTCTTGCCTGCCCACGAGATGGGTGTTTGAAAGCCGCTCTCGCGGACCACCGCCGAGTTTTTGCCTGAGTAGTTTTCCAGGGGGCGCATCTGGGCATCGAGCAATTCCACGCGCAGCCCGGCCTCATTGCTGAGTCCATCCGCATTCACATGGAATTCGTGAGGAGTGCCCGCCTTGGTGTTTACAGGTGCGGTGACGAACTCACTCTGTACCACGGGAAGTTGGTAGTCCCCTGGGCCTTGTCCGGCTTCTTCAAGCACCAGATCGCCGAAGCGATCCCGGGGTAGCACGGCAATACCCACACCCCCGCGCGGTGGTTCTTCCTCCCAGTGCCGTGGATCCCACGCGCCGTAGTAGACGTAGGTCTGTTCTTCCACGTTCTGGAATCCCTGTCCTTGGATCAAGCCTCCCTGATCCCAAGCTCCGTCATCACCGCGTTTCAGGAAGGTCCACTCATGCGCTGGCTCGCGGAATGCCACGCCGTCATTGCTCACGGCGAAGCCGAGGTCGATGGTCACATCCTTCCACTCCCTGGCGCCATGCCAGATGCCGAAAATGCCGAGCAGGACATTACCACGATTCCACACACTGATGCCTTCGTGCACCTGCTCCCCTTCGCGGCTGCGACCTGACCCGAGGAGGGTGTGCTGCTGTGGCCGCACGAGGCTGATGGCGCTGGTCTGTGACCAATTCTTGAAGTCGGGAGACTGGTAGACGCGTG
It encodes:
- a CDS encoding DUF1553 domain-containing protein; the protein is MPRNLLLPMLLATLSPGVMVRAADPVSFTNDVMPHLMKAGCAAGTCHAKPEGQNNFKLSVFGYDPKHDYNEIVSDDRGRRLLLAAPEESLLMKKATGAVTHEGGERIKKDSEAYRILIDWMQQGVPFSSEIETKLTSVAVEPREKTYAKAASQTLKVTATYSDGKTRDVTRLADYLSQDKEMASVDEQGVVTVGKVSGEGVIVVRYMGLVDVARITVPSDKVLPEELYTKLPVNNEIDRLVYERHRKLGLLPSETCSDAEFLRRVSLDLIGMLPTPEMARKFLADTRVDKRTRIVDELLEHPNYADHWAVKWGDLIRPNPSRVGVKPVYLLDQWLRESFRANKPYNTMVKELLTAEGSSHEYGPVAVYRDKRDPVDATSFVGQIFLGVRLDCAKCHHHPSEKWTQEDYFQLAAFFGQMKRKGQGISAPISGEPEYVWYGSGGKVTHPVTDAVMTPKVPDGPEMPYVEGQDPRKGLTDWMSGSDNPFFARAIVNRIWSDFLGRGIVDPVDDFRVSNPPTNEALLDWLAQDFIAHGFDMKHLMRTIVNSRTYQLSTQPNEHNVTDTKNYSRGIKRRMSAEVLLDAVCDATGMKDKYNGLPPQSRAVQTWNYKIDSDFLDAFGRPNASQECPCERERKSSVIQALHLMNSSDIQEKLNSADSRIGQLAKRDISDIDLVSELYLTLYCRLPDEEELRTSIRFLNQPQANRQNAIGDLAWALINSAEFVFNH
- a CDS encoding c-type cytochrome domain-containing protein, which encodes MSFLPRLTIHRISLLAAMGMMAFNSEAGADTKAAMRVLRDQCVSCHKPGKAKGGLLLTTHEKMMVGGDNGSPIMPGKGADSLLYQVVLKEGDPHMPPKKQLADTDVAALKSWIDGGAVWDASVFDEAPVARPVKLAPPPQSYQPVLAVALSPDEKLLAYSRGSSVILIDMTKPERPVAGKLEGGHTEPVQSLAWTPDGKQLITGGYQRIMVWDTITHQQVRTLNGPLLGSITALALDKTGETLFAGDGEAGGAGFLRKFNLKDGTLSGTWKAHEDTIYALRLSPSGDRLLSGSADKLAKLWDLATLKLVAIYEGHTNHVLAVAFNKDATQIATAGADREVKVWDVKSKEQDVSLGDKKTVYTALAWTPDGKALAVVTEKGHGSVYTELTKHTGEQRSDTGKEKKLTTVNENLTSVAITGDAKSVFAGAFNGKVYIWDAATGQPKGELEPK
- a CDS encoding leucine-rich repeat-containing protein kinase family protein, translating into MSQENLQILRSGNLVNATRLDLSCGLTELPREVFEHSETLEILNLTGNALSSLPEDLPRLHKLRILFCSSNEFTTFPEVVGECPSLRMVGFKSNQIELVPDIPFPEHLRWLILTDNRIKTLPESLGHCTQMQKLMLSGNRLRNLPECFAQFTHLELLRIAANEFGHLPSWLTSLPRLAWLAFAGNPMAPAPSSDDIPMRDIPWSTLQLDKLLGEGASGRISRAQWHSKNGCEAQPVAVKVFKGAMTSDGLPENEMAAALAAGSHQNFVDVLGRITQHPEGAHGLVMSLLDEGFMNLAGPPSFESCTRDIYAPSQTFTLETAQSIALSAASVGAHLHARGQMLGDLYAHNILHHEDGRCRITDFGGATFVPQGDPGLKLALERLEVRAFGVLLEELLDRCTVDAVESSAVDQMRILQAHCLGTPAERPLFPDIQALLERIVP